AAGTTGTTTTTTCCTGTATTACTAGACAGTTGACATAGGTAATAGCTACCTCCTGTCCAATAAAGTTGGAGTTCTCCTGTATGTATTTCTGAAGATTTAGATAATGCTATTCCTATTTTCTAAGGAGCGGTAGATGCGCAAGGTTgtgatatttcaaaaaaattacatggTGGTTTTTTATTAGACTACTAGGTTAAGCATAGACAATTGCAGACTCGAGCTTCTTTACTTAGTTTCTTGAAAACAGGTTACCAACATTGGAGCTCAAGTATTGaaagtttatttttttcataCTAGGATGGTTTTTTCTAGTTATGACCATTCATCAGAAACTGTATAAAATTAGACACTGACTGAATTATGCCAGCATTATTAGTTATGTATGCAATACACACTTCACTCATGCATGCAAGGACATGACAATATCATCTACCTGACTGAAACCATCTATCACTGATCATTAGAAACATGTAAAGAAATGAACATAATGATGCCCCAAGTATCAAAAATCCTTAGCTGAGAAATATGTGACAGGCATGTAAACATTGCTGGAGTGCAAATCTGACAAACCGACACTTATTTTTGAGGGTAAACTTTGCATGATTTCATTATTAACTTGGAAGAAAAAAGAATTTTATGAATTAATGTTATGTGATTTTCAATCAGGTAAATGACtgtattttttgattctaacgcATTTAACTCATCTTTTTCTAAGTGCATTTTTGCTAATATAGAGTTCGAAATTTCTTATTGCAGCTTGATCCAGACCTAATAGGAGATGTCATTCATGGGGAATTAGGAGCAGATATTCCTGATCCACATCTCAAAAAGGTCAGACTGATGCAACCAGCAGCAGCACCTTAACACCTCAAGCTCGTGCAAATCATCCAGTTTCACCTAAGGAACTCCGTTTACGCCTCCATGAGGTGATCCAATTCAGGCTAGAGgaacagatcaaagaactagaaacAGCACTTGAACAAAGCCAGAGACAGCTCCAGATATTGGAAACGGGGGTGTGCTCTCGAAGAACCTTCTCAAACAGTGATATAGGATCTTCTTCTGCTCTTGGCAGTCCAACTCTAATAGAACTGGATGGTGCTTTGGTGCATCCACTGTGCCTGAATCTGTCTGGAGATGCATTAGGTGCATATGATGAAGCTTATGAAGAGTTCATGTGCATAGCTGAGGAGGATGAGGATGACAACCTGCCATCATCCACTTCTAGAGTGGAACAAATTGATCAGGATAGGTTGTGCCGTCCTGATCAGAGTCTGATTTGTGATCACGAAAGTGGAGAGGCTAAAAAGTTATTGGAATTTAATAACTATTTCAAGAAGGAGCCAGCACAGGAGCAGATATTGAAGAGGATCGGATCTAGTCACACTGTTGGAAGTGATGGAGAAGATAGTGATGATTTTTTTGACGAGGAAGAAGAGATGTTGATCCAACAAATTGTGGAGAAAAAGAGACAAGGTTCTTCTGTTTTACTAAATGCTCAAAGAATGTTCTTTTACCTAAATGACTAACTATTCTTTGTGGATAGCTcagttaagaaaaaaaatattatcattaatcTTGTATTCACCCATCGTTTGTTTCTTTTTACTACAAAAGCTAATATAACTTTTTTTGACTTTGGGTGAGCCATAAGGCTCTTATATGGTCACAACTGGTGCTCTCAAAATCTCTCATCAAATGAAATTTGAACTTCAGGGAATCTCTCTCCACCTCCAGCAAAATTCAGTGCCTTTCTTCAGGAAATATCTCTCCATCTCCAGTCAAATTCAGTGCCTTTCAATCTTTTTTCCAATCACACAGTACCTCTCATATCTTCCTAAATTCCCCAAGCCACTACTCCATGAATGTGCAAGAACTtagtaaaaattaataaaaagaagGTTATATTAGAAAATACTCCTGATTTATCAATATCTCTTGAGAAACATGGTGCAGTGACACTAGTGATGGAAATATGCCAACCAATCGGATGCTAATTAGCATGATTTATCACTAATCTACCAAACGGTAACTCCTCTAAACCCCAGGCGAAGAATAAGCAGCTGTGGACAGCCCAAACTTGGCATTGCTATCGTCAATGAGAGTTTGTTGTTGTCACACTTTCTCACCCGGTTTTAACACTTACTGCTGTGCATGCACAGCAATCCCCGTCGTAAGTCTGGGTAAAATGCTCCTACGATATCTGGAAACACTGATTCACATAAATCTGAAATGTTCCAAATGTTCACAGGACCGTCCAAAGCATCCAACATAAAACAGAAGCATGAGCTGGCGCCAGCATTGTGTCCCTATCCTGGTTGAAACTAGAAACAAATTCTACCAGAGGGGAAGAAACTCAGAGATATATCACTGCAACATAGAGCAAGTTGGCTGGCCACCACAAGAAAAACCTTAAAAATGATATCTAGAACAAATATTCAGAGCGCACACATGCCTCTGCATATTAAGATCAAGGTAACCCATGATTAATTCCCTGTTCAGATTTCCATAACATTAATCAAAGCAAATAAAAGCAAAAAAATAACAGATGTATGTATGACCTAGCTTATTCAACACTGATTACACAGATAACGCCCTCTTATAAACTGCACCCTCAAGATTTAATGACGGAAAATGTCAATCATCCACGCTTGTTGGCATAGTCATCAGGCTGGTTATTATCATCCTCAAAGTTGTCATCCAACAAGTCATCCTGACTTCCATTCTCGTCAGCAGCATCAGCACTGCTCTTGTTGCTGCTATGTTGGTCGCCACTGCTGCCATAGCCCATCGTACTGCTCCCACCATAGCTGCCAATGCCGCCATAACCACCTGCGCCACCACCGCTGACATAGTTATCACCAGAGGCACCACTGACATGGTTGTCACTGCCACCGCCACCGCCACCACCAGCAACACCGTAGCTCCCACCACCACTGCTACCACCATAACCACCAGTATTTCCATCATAGCCACCACCGTAACCACCACCCCCACTGCTGTAGTTATCTCCACTGTAATTATTGCCACCACCGCCATAACCACCGGCCCCACCATAGCCACTAGCACCCCACCATATCCCCCTCCAGCACCATAGCCACCACCTCCACCGTAGCCACCTGCACCACCATAGCCACCACCACCATAGCCACTGCCACCATAACCACCACCACCGCCACCATAACCACCACGAAATCCTGTCCTGTCTGTAGCATAGTTGACTCTTACAATCCGGCCATGAAGATCCTGATACAGCAAAAAAGATAATCACAGTCATGTTAGAAGATGAAACACTAGATTTCAGATACAAAATCCATACTGACCAAAAAATCATGACATTTGCTCATGTAATAATGCATGTCTAACAATTGTCTGACATCTCTGATCCAATCAAGATAATCAATGATAGTGAATTTTTCATATAGCCAGTATTCAGAAATACCCTTATATGGTAAAATGATGACCCTGTTCATGCTAAAAGAAGAGCCACTATATTTTTGATACAACATGCATACCAGGCAAAGCTACCACTTACCACataatttcatataaaaaatacATGCTTGCTAATTGTTTTGCATCTTCCATTCCAATCTGGAAAATTGCAAACAGTGCATCATACAGAGAAAAATAATGAAC
This genomic window from Elaeis guineensis isolate ETL-2024a chromosome 13, EG11, whole genome shotgun sequence contains:
- the LOC105056093 gene encoding LOW QUALITY PROTEIN: uncharacterized protein (The sequence of the model RefSeq protein was modified relative to this genomic sequence to represent the inferred CDS: deleted 2 bases in 1 codon), whose amino-acid sequence is MALTNKIGNLFKKAITSNPSVYQAIRCMSSSKLFVGGLSYGTDDQSLREAFTSYGEVVEARVIMDRETGRSRGFGFVTFTSGEEASAAMTGLDGKDLHGRIVRVNYATDRTGFRGGYGGGGGGYGGSGYGGGGYGGAGGYGGGGGYGAGGGYGGASGYGGAGGYGGGGNNYSGDNYSSGGGGYGGGYDGNTGGYGGSSGGGSYGVAGGGGGGGSDNHVSGASGDNYVSGGGAGGYGGIGSYGGSSTMGYGSSGDQHSSNKSSADAADENGSQDDLLDDNFEDDNNQPDDYANKRG